Proteins encoded in a region of the Hippocampus zosterae strain Florida chromosome 11, ASM2543408v3, whole genome shotgun sequence genome:
- the LOC127610105 gene encoding collagen alpha-1(XVII) chain-like isoform X2: MDELTRLADFSGDLADERVVTESLTSTGRLTSLPPKGSGASSHRNMASSSGGVGGGALEKNILTQKSSTAYFTSSSVGVSSSNYSSSSGVYLGGDAIGVGNGAGSYPDGEGYGSGGAGGGGGGAGSSYLVSSVTKVSSTGGNKRTQATSAASSDRKHAGSSRSGGYEGSSSANSSPEFSRKDYGIYCAGSSRGRSESRESEIRARLQSASPTAGRWAELDDVKKLLKVRSSSSSPVRAASTSAIMSGPKKASVETQTISVTSRASQSVLTFGPSGRSDGFHTVDSSGLLETGLSAGHFITAGKTGHYEGSLKSGHYSDAGRSDIGVRSVTYDAGGRSAQYGPGVRSMSYDTGVWTGHYNGGVKAGQYDTGVRSLTQNTGAVSAQYNGSLRSGQYDTGAISSQYGGSLRSGHYDTGVRSSQYSISQKSGIHDSGVRSAQYDSDAALPGFPWSSATLPSAAGTTAAAAGGAGSSYSYQAGANNMSGGATPIGLAAPSLSVYGFQNNLAPTSGGATTTNGANASMTTYGMQKNASGVGGGVVGAGVSSNKDNARDTETLILAKDSGKQFTLTTGGGSLSGDSIQKEKLITTYGEGAQLKAGTGNAYYGSSGVLMKDKGTHAQLRKKGGVCGGGWCCCFDACCSWWKWLLGFLLLFLLLLGLLFGLIALAEDVRKLKNRVATLESESAIISARTSRLVGLGDNTFVDGGGSSSKTDIFVFGPGGGAGGSDSSSGTQIGVAVGAGGGGVGAGAGAGGAGDTSGTSTGGAGASGTGMGGAGASGTSVGSAAAGASGTSVGGGGATGTGSSGGAGTSLGGGSSSRDTTIITGSTHTSGGTGAGAGGAGSSGGTGTSGGAGTSVGGGAGTGSIGGGGSSSSHTSSHTNTFSSTSVSHRDGQTFANGFWTSGTGGYVDATALHMAIQRMVRGEMQSQAFQAFITATMQGERGLPGPKGDTGQPGFPGAPGPIGHEGPQGPKGQKGSHGEQGLEGPPGLRGREGAAGPRGEPGFGSKGDKGNTGEPGLPGQKGASGLLGAPGPQGFRGEAGPPGLKGDRGLPGLPGAAGEKGSKGSTGQDGSKGSRGDLGSPGHPGLRGPAGPPGDAGPPGPPGNPGQAGPKGDTGDAGRIINAAGVATVHIPGPPGPRGPQGVSGPAGPAGPKGDRGESGSTVRTSESFSSSVAERQFASGGVASRPGPPGPPGPPGPPGQPGYGRPGPKGDKGDSGVTTSSGTYYTGPPGPPGPAGQKGSTGSPGPRGYQGEPGQPGLPGRPGSLERVSTYTGEHTVQGPPGPPGPPGLPGPQGVKGDTGAPGIPGSSRGSVSVTAGPPGPPGPQGPPGQPGSFTSSIEMRQYLTDYLSRSRQSGVPGPPGPPGPPGQPGSYTGSIEEISARMVAYLQRSGSRSGISIGVQGLPGPPGPPGPGGALTVNGLIAMLQREDVRRYLSGPPGPQGPPGPPGGTGGISSVYSIEEVATYIFNIMNERGIARGPPGPPGLPGPPGTGSSGGAGYSTVSIDYTALVRNPDFRAWIGSAVHQGPPGPPGTPGQPGPPGPQGPSGVSTATVVGTGGRGYSLEELQRYLQGSSFRGLPGPPGPPGPQGPPGSSSGTVTYTGTFPRETIRSEVHDYLTTDSVRRALTGPPGPPGPRGQKGDRGETGYVQRQSSQSQSSSQSDSRSASQQHEIDVSKLSETMDYRSVAVKVSDYIKNQGLLQEYLVEGPWRTHIRAVQGPPGPPGPPGVPGYSRVIAAYGNVTADLMDFFRTHGTVPGPPGIAGPRGDRGYPGPKGDKGDAGRPGLPGIPGTYTIQIPHRVQRRDTGGNVIKREQQEGPADGG, from the exons TTGTCACGGAGTCCCTGACATCCACCGGCAGACTGACGTCCCTCCCGCCAA AGGGAAGCGGCGCATCGAGTCACAGGAACATGGCCAGCTCGAGCGGTGGGGTTGGAGGAGGAGCCTTGGAGAAGAACATCTTAACGCAGAAGAGCAGCACGGCTTACTTCACTTCTT CCTCAGTGGGCGTGAGCAGCAGTAACTACAGCTCCTCCTCGGGGGTTTACCTGGGAGGAGACGCCATCGGAGTAGGCAACGGCGCGGGTAGCTACCCGGACGGCGAGGGCTACGGCAGTGgcggagcaggaggaggaggaggaggagcgggaaGCAGCTACCTGGTCAGCTCGGTGACCAAGGTCAGCTCTACGGGCGGCAACAAGAGAACGCAGGCCACCTCTGCCGCCTCCTCAGACAGGAAGCACGCGGGGTCCAGCCGCTCTGGAGGTTACGAGG GGAGTTCCAGTGCTAATTCTTCGCCGGAATTTTCCCGCAAAGACTATGGAATCTATt GCGCCGGCAGTTCCAGAGGGAGAAGCGAGAGCAGAG AAAGCGAAATCCGGGCCCGGCTGCAAAGCGCCTCTCCCACGGCCGGCAGAT GGGCGGAGTTAGATGACGTGAAAAAGCTGCTGAAGGTTCGCTCCAGCAGCTCCAGTCCCGTCCGCGCCGCCAGCACCTCAGCCATCATGAGCGGCCCCAAGAAGGCCAGCGTGGAGACTCAGACCATCTCGGTGACCTCTCGGGCCTCGCAGTCGG TGTTGACCTTTGGTCCTAGCGGCAGATCGGATGGCTTCCACACTGTGGACTCGTCCGGCTTGCTCGAAACGGGCCTGTCGGCCGGCCACTTCATTACGGCCGGCAAAACCGGCCATTACGAAGGCAGCCTCAAATCGGGCCACTATAGTGACGCAGGGAGGTCAGACATCGGCGTGAGGTCAGTCACGTATGATGCAGGCGGGAGATCGGCCCAATACGGTCCCGGTGTGAGATCCATGTCGTATGACACCGGTGTGTGGACGGGACATTATAACGGCGGCGTCAAAGCAGGGCAGTACGATACCGGCGTCAGATCCTTGACGCAGAATACCGGTGCCGTATCTGCTCAGTATAACGGCAGTTTGAGGTCAGGCCAGTACGATACTGGCGCCATCTCATCCCAATATGGCGGTAGTTTGAGGTCCGGACATTACGACACTGGTGTGAGGTCCTCCCAGTACAGTATCAGTCAGAAATCGGGCATCCACGACTCTGGCGTGAGGTCGGCCCAGTACGACTCGGATGCGGCGCTTCCGGGCTTCCCGTGGTCCAGCGCCACCTTGCCGTCCGCCGCCGGCACCACCGccgcggcggcggggggggccGGCAGCAGCTACTCGTACCAGGCCGGCGCCAACAACATGTCGGGGGGAGCGACACCTATCGGTCTGGCTGCACCCTCCCTGTCAG tATATGGCTTTCAGAATAATTTGGCGCCCACTTCTGGCGGTGCAACCACCACAAACGGCGCAAATGCCAGCATGACAA CTTATGGAATGCAGAAAAATGCGTCTGGTGTTGGCGGTGGCGTAGTCGGAGCTGGTGTCTCTTCAA ACAAGGACAATGCCAGGGACACAGAAACACTGATTTTGGCAAAAGACAGTGGCAAACAGTTCACTCTGACTACAGGAGGAG GTTCCCTCTCGGGCGACTCCATCCAGAAGGAGAAGCTCATCACAACCTACGGTGAAGGAGCTCAGCTCAAGGCGGGGACAGGAAACGCATACT ACGGATCATCTGGAGTTTTAATGAAAGACaaaggcacgcacgcac AACTTCGCAAGAAGGGCGGCGTCTGCGGAGGCGGCTGGTGTTGCTGCTTTGACGCCTGTTGCTCGTGGTGGAAGTGGCTCCTGGggttcctcctccttttcctgcttcTGCTTGGACTCCTTTTTGGCCTTATTGCGCTAG CTGAGGACGTGAGAAAACTGAAGAATCGGGTGGCCACCCTGGAGAGCGAGTCGGCCATCATATCTGCTCGCACCAGTCGTCTGGTGGGGCTAGGTGACAACACCTTCGTGGACGGTGGTGGCAGCTCATCCAAGACGGATATATTCGTGTTCGGACCAGGCGGAGGGGCGGGAGGCTCAGACTCTAGTTCTGGAACGCAAATCGGAGTTGCTGTGGGCGCTGGGGGTGGAGGTGTCGGTGCCGGAGCCGGAGCTGGAGGTGCTGGTGACACCAGTGGTACCAGCACGGGTGGCGCTGGAGCTAGTGGTACCGGTATGGGTGGCGCTGGGGCGAGCGGAACCAGTGTGGGTAGCGCTGCAGCCGGGGCTAGTGGAACCAGTGTAGGCGGGGGTGGAGCCACTGGGACCGGCTCAAGTGGTGGCGCAGGCACGAGCTTAGGTGGCGGCTCTAGTTCCAGAGATACTACCATCATTACTGGCAGTACTCACACCAGTGGCGGAACTGGAGCTGGTGCCGGTGGAGCAGGCTCTAGTGGCGGCACAGGCACCAGTGGCGGCGCAGGCACCAGCGTGGGCGGCGGGGCAGGCACCGGCAgtatcggcggcggcggctcctcCTCTAGCCACACCTCGAGCCACACTAACACCTTCTCCAGCACCAGCGTGAGTCACAGGGACGGTCAAACGTTCGCCAATGGCTTCTGGACAAGTGGCACCGGCGGTTATGTGGACGCCACCGCCCTTCACATGGCCATCCAGCGCATGGTGAGAGGGGAAATGCAGTCGCAGGCATTCCAAG CTTTCATCACGGCTACAATGCAAGGTGAAAGAGGACTGCCTGGACCTAAAG GCGACACTGGTCAACCCGGATTTCCAG GTGCTCCCGGTCCAATTGGTCACGAGGGTCCTCAGGGTCCAAAGGGCCAAAAAGGAAGCCACG GTGAACAGGGATTGGAGGGTCCTCCTGGTTTGAGAGGACGAGAAGGAGCTGCTGGACCCAGAGGTGAACCAGGATTTGGCTCTAAAGGTGACAAAG GTAATACCGGGGAACCTGGACTCCCTGGTCAAAAAG GCGCTTCCGGGCTCCTCGGAGCACCAG GTCCTCAGGGTTTCCGTGGAGAAGCAGGACCACCTGGGCTTAAAG GTGATCGTGGTTTACCTGGTCTGCCCGGAGCAGCTGGAGAGAAAGGATCCAAGGGATCGACAG GACAAGATGGTTCAAAAGGCTCAAGAG GTGACCTTGGCAGTCCTGGTCACCCTGGACTTCGAGGTCCAGCTGGGCCGCCAGGAGATGCTGGACCTCCAG GACCACCAGGCAATCCAGGTCAAGCAGGTCCTAAAG GTGATACTGGTGATGCGGGAAGAATTATTAACGCAG CCGGTGTTGCCACTGTGCACATCCCTGGACCACCTGGGCCTCGCGGACCTCAGGGAGTGTCAG GTCCAGCTGGCCCTGCAG GTCCGAAAGGTGACCGAGGAGAATCCGGATCAACAGTGAGGACGTCTGAGAGTTTCAGCTCAAGTGTAGCTGAGA GGCAGTTTGCTTCCGGTGGTGTGGCATCTCGACCCGGCCCACCGGGTCCACCTGGGCCACCTGGACCGCCAGGGCAGCCAG GTTATGGAAGACCGGGACCGAAAGGCGACAAAGGAGATTCTGGTGTTACAACCAGTTCTG GAACTTAttacactggaccaccaggaccACCTGGGCCTGCCGGACAGAAAGGATCCACAG GTTCCCCTGGACCGAGAGGCTACCAAG GTGAACCAGGACAACCCGGCTTGCCAGGAAGACCTGGAAGCTTGGAGAGAG TGTCCACCTATACCGGAGAACACACAGTTCAAGGTCCCCCAGGACCACCGGGGCCTCCTGGACTGCCAGGGCCACAGGGAGTCAAAG GTGACACTGGAGCACCTGGAATTCCAGGATCTTCTCGAG GCTCAGTCTCGGTAACCGCAGGGCCTCCTGGTCCTCCAGGACCTCAAGGACCTCCTGGGCAGCCCGGCTCCTTCACTTCATCCATCGAGATGCGCCAGTACTTGACAGACTACCTAA GTAGAAGCAGACAGTCTGGTGTTCCGGGACCTCCAGGTCCACCCGGACCTCCGGGACAACCCGGAAGCTACACTGGTTCCATCGAGGAGATCTCCGCTCGTATGGTTGCCTACTTGCAAC GTTCTGGCTCCCGCTCGGGCATCAGCATTGGTGTTCAGGGTCTACCAGGGCCACCTGGACCCCCTGGACCTGGAGGGGCCCTAACTGTCAATGGTCTCATTGCCATGCTGCAAA GAGAAGACGTGAGGAGATACCTGTCAGGCCCGCCGGGTCCTCAAGGACCACCTggaccaccaggtggcacagGAGGAATTTCTAGCGTTTACAGTATAGAGGAGGTAGCGACATATATCTTCAACATCATGAACG AGAGAGGAATAGCGAGAGGACCGCCTGGCCCACCAGGACTCCCCGGGCCTCCAGGAACAGGCAGCTCGGGTGGCGCAGGCTACTCAACAGTTTCAATCGATTACACGGCGCTAGTTAGAA ATCCAGATTTCCGTGCGTGGATCGGTTCCGCCGTACACCAAGGTCCCCCCGGTCCTCCCGGTACTCCTGGCCAACCTGGACCTCCCGGTCCTCAGGGGCCGTCGGGGGTCTCGACTGCCACCGTGGTGGGGACGGGCGGTCGCGGATACAGCTTGGAGGAGCTTCAACGTTACCTGCAGG GCTCTAGCTTCAGAGGTCTTCCAGGTCCTCCCGGACCTCCAGGCCCACAAGGACCACCCGGTAGTTCCAGCGGCACCGTTACTTACACCGGAACTTTCCCTCGGGAGACCATCCGTTCTGAAGTCCACGACTACCTGACCA ctGACAGTGTCCGACGCGCTCTTACCGGACCGCCGGGCCCTCCGGGACCGAGAGGCCAAAAAGGAGATCGTGGAGAGACGGGTTACGTCCAAAGACAAAGCAGCCAGAGTCAAAGCTCTTCTCAAAGCGACTCCCGCTCTGCCTCGCAGCAGCACGAAATCGACGTTAGCAAACTGAGCGAAACCATGGACTACAGAAGCGTGGCCGTCAAAGTCTCAGACTACATAAAGA ACCAAGGACTGCTACAGGAGTACCTGGTGGAGGGTCCTTGGAGGACTCACATAAGAGCTGTCCAAGGTCCTCCTGGCCCACCGGGACCCCCCGGAGTGCCCGGTTACAGCCGTGTGATTGCAGCCTATGGCAACGTCACGGCTGACCTCATGGACTTCTTCAGAA CTCACGGTACCGTCCCTGGTCCTCCGGGAATCGCCGGACCAAGAGGAGACAGAGGCTACCCGGGACCCAAGGGAGATAAGG GTGATGCCGGACGTCCGGGTTTACCTGGAATTCCAGGGACGTACACGATCCAAATACCACATCGCGTACAGAGGCGGGACACAG GAGGCAACGTAATCAAGCGGGAGCAGCAGGAAGGTCCAGCAGACGGCGGCTGA